One window of Corynebacterium doosanense CAU 212 = DSM 45436 genomic DNA carries:
- a CDS encoding TetR/AcrR family transcriptional regulator, protein MAGPVGRPRKQSSRRRGTNAREEILDASAELFTNQGFAMTSTHQIAEAVGMRQASLYYHFPSKTEIFLTLLKSTVEPSLNVAEKLAEADDPASLRLWALVALQARELLGQRWNVGKLYQLPVAKSEEFAEFHASRAEVEQAFRALAAEIVGPDDPRVELPFPIALSVSEMRSNDGVIPAPWTTDSLPERAVMLADAVLDVLHAPLPENRQARTLDLLAD, encoded by the coding sequence ATGGCTGGACCCGTGGGACGACCCCGCAAACAGAGTTCGCGACGCCGGGGCACAAACGCCCGGGAGGAGATTCTCGACGCCTCCGCCGAGCTGTTCACCAACCAGGGCTTCGCCATGACCTCGACGCACCAGATCGCCGAGGCCGTAGGAATGCGGCAGGCGTCGCTCTACTACCATTTCCCGTCCAAGACGGAGATCTTCCTCACCCTGCTGAAATCCACGGTGGAGCCGTCGCTGAACGTGGCGGAGAAACTCGCGGAGGCGGATGACCCGGCCTCCCTGCGGCTCTGGGCGCTGGTCGCGCTTCAGGCACGGGAGCTGCTCGGCCAGCGGTGGAACGTGGGCAAGCTCTATCAGCTGCCCGTGGCCAAGTCGGAGGAGTTCGCGGAGTTCCACGCCTCCCGCGCCGAGGTGGAGCAGGCGTTCCGCGCGCTGGCCGCCGAGATCGTCGGTCCGGACGATCCGCGGGTGGAGCTCCCCTTCCCCATCGCGCTGTCCGTGTCGGAGATGCGCTCGAATGACGGCGTGATCCCCGCGCCGTGGACGACCGACTCCCTGCCGGAGCGTGCGGTCATGCTCGCGGACGCGGTGCTCGACGTACTGCACGCACCCCTGCCGGAGAACCGACAGGCGCGCACGCTCGACCTGCTGGCCGACTGA
- the purH gene encoding bifunctional phosphoribosylaminoimidazolecarboxamide formyltransferase/IMP cyclohydrolase: protein MSDDRKAIKRALISVYDKTGLEDLARKLGEAGVEIVSTGSTAKKIAEAGVAVTEVSDLTGFPECLEGRVKTLHPRVHAGILADTRKDDHLAQLGELGVEPFQLVVVNLYPFSETVASGASFDECVEQIDIGGPSMVRAAAKNHPSVAVITDPARYSDVSTALIDGGFTRSERTALALDAFRHTAAYDVAVATWLGEQAEAGAGATGDFPEWIGDSHELKATLRYGENPHQSAAVYADPSAGGLANATQLGGKEMSYNNYQDADAAWRAAWDHERGCVAIIKHANPCGIGLSDDNIAEAHRKAHACDPMSAYGGVIAANREVTREMAETVKGIFTEVIVAPSFEDAALELLREKKNLRILTAEAPERGGREVKQISGGVLVQQSDAFQAEGDSPANWTLAAGEAASEETLADLEFAWNAIRCVKSNAILIASDGATVGVGMGQVNRVDSAKLAVERANTLADGANRTSGAVAASDAFFPFADGFQVLADAGVKAVVQPGGSIRDEEVIAAANEAGVTMYLTGARHFAH from the coding sequence ATGAGTGACGACCGCAAAGCCATCAAACGTGCCCTGATCAGCGTCTACGACAAGACCGGACTCGAAGACCTGGCCCGGAAGCTGGGCGAGGCCGGCGTGGAGATCGTCTCCACCGGCTCAACGGCCAAGAAGATCGCCGAGGCGGGCGTCGCCGTCACCGAGGTCTCCGACCTCACCGGCTTCCCCGAATGCCTCGAGGGCCGGGTGAAGACCCTGCACCCCCGCGTGCACGCCGGCATCCTCGCCGACACCCGCAAGGACGACCACCTGGCACAGCTCGGCGAGCTCGGCGTGGAGCCCTTCCAGCTGGTCGTGGTGAACCTCTACCCCTTCAGCGAGACCGTCGCTTCCGGCGCCTCCTTCGACGAGTGCGTCGAGCAGATCGACATCGGCGGTCCCTCCATGGTCCGCGCCGCAGCGAAGAACCACCCGTCCGTCGCCGTGATCACCGACCCGGCCCGCTACAGCGATGTTTCCACCGCGCTTATCGACGGCGGTTTCACCCGCTCCGAGCGCACCGCGCTGGCCCTCGACGCCTTCCGGCACACCGCCGCCTACGACGTCGCCGTGGCCACCTGGCTCGGTGAGCAGGCGGAGGCAGGGGCCGGCGCCACCGGGGACTTCCCGGAGTGGATCGGCGACTCCCACGAGCTCAAGGCCACCCTGCGCTACGGCGAGAACCCCCACCAGTCGGCCGCGGTCTACGCCGATCCCTCCGCCGGCGGGCTGGCCAACGCCACCCAGCTGGGCGGCAAGGAGATGAGCTACAACAACTATCAGGACGCCGACGCCGCCTGGCGCGCCGCCTGGGACCACGAGCGTGGGTGCGTGGCCATCATCAAACACGCCAACCCCTGCGGCATCGGGCTGTCCGACGACAACATCGCCGAGGCGCACCGCAAGGCCCACGCCTGCGACCCGATGAGCGCCTACGGCGGGGTCATTGCCGCCAACCGCGAGGTGACCAGGGAGATGGCCGAGACGGTCAAGGGGATCTTCACCGAGGTCATCGTCGCCCCGTCCTTCGAGGACGCGGCGCTGGAGCTTCTCAGGGAGAAGAAGAACCTGCGCATCCTCACCGCCGAGGCACCCGAGCGCGGCGGCCGCGAAGTCAAGCAGATCTCTGGCGGCGTGCTCGTCCAGCAGTCGGACGCGTTCCAGGCCGAGGGTGATTCCCCGGCCAACTGGACACTCGCGGCGGGGGAGGCCGCGTCCGAGGAGACGCTGGCCGACCTCGAGTTCGCCTGGAACGCCATCCGTTGCGTGAAGTCCAACGCCATCCTCATCGCCTCCGACGGTGCGACCGTGGGCGTGGGCATGGGGCAGGTCAACCGCGTCGACTCCGCCAAACTCGCCGTCGAGCGTGCCAACACCCTGGCGGACGGGGCGAACCGCACCTCAGGCGCCGTGGCCGCCTCCGACGCGTTCTTCCCCTTCGCCGACGGCTTCCAGGTCCTCGCGGACGCAGGAGTCAAGGCCGTGGTCCAGCCGGGTGGCTCCATCCGCGACGAGGAGGTCATCGCCGCGGCCAACGAGGCCGGCGTGACCATGTACCTCACGGGCGCGCGACACTTCGCGCACTAG
- a CDS encoding FtsX-like permease family protein, which yields MSTLIAASRPTRRDVRRHPGRILAAVLLITIPVWLLAHFLVTTQSADVPNKELHSSHQVRWTGQGEPPALTPLLPDGFTAVKLAQGVIRLDGQDFTAGESTRVSGNDVLLPRGERDLLEVERGDTLASEATTFTYAEPTPGYYPLVAPGQLTPSDDADTWWSIAGPTTLDDEQIRRLEDAGFSYSGRWDAMGPDIYLVLAVASSVISMLAGAVILLTLLAPAFTTSVSRQTRNFALMASQGATPRQLFASVLTYGLIAGLIGSSLGVAGGMVTAWFHWRLNYPGWPVTVAWWHLPLLWVAGVAAATVAAWLPAWIVSRTSITQGLQGATNDRMMSWRRWMFLGPVLLTVALTSCAVALLLPEQLWPVFELLMACAQLCGFLGVVLSAPAVVFLAGRFTGPLSVVLALRDLRRQSLRSVPAVAAIALVASGMTFLVSMGETQDRHTRDIYAESYADGTFTVNTAQLESGSVLDEKRIRTEIEDILGPVRWGTVEGITSGPDTYRYLSFSDIDLPGGCSDQHCLFSGQSSTLFEGNFTGSTVIATPDVLRAMRVDPALADSEQVLVSSRLEMDSADFRITSYDDDGTEENLGESLTLPVASVLPGPQQSLLPTRAVMERLGVHTDQLGLVGTANHQITEQQARELEELSAVGSVQSLRGSDSRLDLLLQTAGTTAALILLATLVLTLSRGPARRQKTLLDAVGAPPGLTGRYFAFYGGAITVLGGLLGVVAGHAAEFVLSDPGARSAFVPVWYLTAAVLIIAPLASTGIGFLLAPRGLDRERLPDRA from the coding sequence ATGAGCACCTTGATCGCCGCCTCCAGGCCGACACGACGGGACGTGCGCCGCCACCCCGGGCGCATCCTGGCGGCGGTTCTGCTCATCACCATCCCGGTGTGGTTGCTGGCCCACTTTCTGGTGACCACCCAGTCGGCCGACGTCCCCAACAAGGAGCTGCACAGCTCCCACCAGGTCAGGTGGACGGGGCAGGGCGAACCGCCGGCCCTCACCCCGCTGCTCCCGGACGGATTCACCGCCGTCAAGCTGGCGCAGGGGGTCATCCGCCTGGACGGGCAGGACTTCACCGCCGGGGAGTCCACCCGTGTCTCCGGCAACGACGTGCTCCTACCCCGGGGCGAGCGCGACCTGCTGGAGGTGGAGCGAGGCGACACCCTCGCCTCCGAAGCCACGACCTTCACCTATGCCGAGCCGACCCCCGGGTACTACCCGCTCGTCGCCCCGGGGCAGCTGACACCCTCCGACGACGCGGACACCTGGTGGAGTATCGCCGGCCCGACCACCCTGGATGACGAGCAGATCCGCCGCCTCGAGGACGCCGGCTTCTCCTACTCCGGCAGGTGGGACGCCATGGGCCCCGACATCTATCTCGTTCTCGCAGTCGCCTCGTCCGTCATCAGCATGCTCGCGGGTGCCGTCATCCTGCTCACCCTCCTCGCGCCCGCCTTCACCACCTCGGTGTCCCGGCAGACCCGCAACTTCGCACTCATGGCCTCCCAGGGAGCCACCCCACGCCAGCTCTTCGCCTCGGTGCTGACATACGGCCTCATCGCCGGCCTCATCGGCTCGAGCCTCGGGGTCGCGGGTGGGATGGTGACGGCCTGGTTCCACTGGCGACTGAACTATCCCGGCTGGCCCGTGACCGTCGCCTGGTGGCACCTGCCCCTGCTGTGGGTCGCGGGCGTCGCGGCCGCCACCGTGGCCGCCTGGCTCCCCGCCTGGATCGTCTCCCGCACCAGCATCACCCAGGGGCTGCAGGGAGCGACGAATGACCGGATGATGTCCTGGCGGCGGTGGATGTTCCTCGGCCCGGTACTTTTGACCGTGGCCCTGACGTCCTGCGCCGTAGCCCTCCTGCTCCCCGAGCAGCTCTGGCCCGTCTTCGAACTGCTCATGGCGTGCGCCCAGCTCTGCGGATTCCTGGGAGTGGTGCTCAGCGCGCCGGCGGTCGTTTTTCTGGCTGGCCGCTTCACCGGTCCCCTCTCCGTCGTGCTTGCGCTGCGTGATCTGCGCCGGCAGTCCCTGCGCTCCGTCCCGGCCGTCGCGGCCATCGCGCTGGTCGCCTCGGGGATGACGTTCCTGGTCAGTATGGGAGAGACGCAGGACCGCCACACCAGGGATATCTATGCCGAGTCCTACGCGGACGGCACCTTCACCGTGAACACCGCCCAGCTGGAGTCCGGATCCGTCCTCGATGAGAAACGGATCAGGACGGAGATCGAGGACATCCTCGGCCCCGTCCGCTGGGGAACGGTCGAGGGAATCACCTCGGGCCCGGACACGTACCGCTACCTCAGCTTCAGCGACATCGATCTGCCTGGGGGGTGCAGCGACCAGCACTGCCTGTTCAGCGGCCAGTCCTCCACCCTGTTCGAAGGCAACTTCACCGGCTCCACCGTCATCGCCACCCCGGACGTGCTGCGCGCGATGAGGGTCGACCCCGCGCTGGCCGACTCGGAACAGGTGCTCGTCTCCTCCCGGCTCGAGATGGACTCCGCCGACTTCCGCATCACCTCCTACGACGACGACGGGACCGAGGAGAACCTGGGCGAGTCGCTCACCCTGCCCGTCGCCTCGGTGCTGCCCGGCCCGCAGCAGTCGCTGCTGCCCACGCGCGCAGTGATGGAGCGGCTGGGTGTGCACACCGACCAGCTCGGTCTGGTGGGCACCGCCAACCACCAGATCACCGAGCAGCAGGCGCGCGAGCTCGAGGAACTGTCCGCCGTCGGCTCGGTGCAGTCACTCCGGGGCTCGGACAGCCGCCTCGACCTGCTCCTCCAGACAGCCGGGACCACTGCCGCCCTGATCCTGCTGGCCACCCTCGTCCTCACCCTCTCCCGGGGACCCGCACGTAGGCAGAAGACGCTTCTCGACGCCGTCGGCGCTCCCCCCGGTCTCACCGGCAGGTACTTCGCCTTCTACGGCGGTGCCATCACCGTCCTCGGTGGCCTGCTGGGAGTGGTGGCGGGGCACGCCGCGGAATTCGTGCTCTCCGACCCCGGGGCACGGTCGGCGTTCGTCCCGGTCTGGTATCTGACGGCGGCGGTACTGATCATCGCGCCGTTGGCCAGCACCGGAATCGGTTTCCTGCTCGCCCCGCGGGGACTGGACCGGGAACGACTTCCCGACCGCGCGTGA
- a CDS encoding DUF6350 family protein → MSRTTSPQSRPTRRQSRPRLTQTSAPAPKARADRPTTISGKIRRFLPALAIADALVLVLIVIAAFVSVMVAAAPLAALPATIADMWMVSHLAPVVYDDVTVGMLPLLPAIGVVAAVASRVRSVLRSKVSVLDIGVALGCTLAVPAILTVVAWLMLWDAAKVYDVGPPPILQALATTIVVHLVAFVLGLGPRLWKALFKRYRLPVPLVDGVSDAFAFARYLALAALVVMLLLAVFGLDRQRDMLASFPDSGGATLAALVVLSILYLPNALVGMASVLLGADVAFGGAQVSLFSIHLVPLPPTPLTALIPGSANPYAPALLLVTATAAAYAWVKAKPSLMQILGGALGAGVIMLVLAVLSGGTLGWYGYVGPTWWLAPLLAAVWVGGSGLATYAALLFAQRRGVQGPGEEPVAEETAAEEADAETAEPAEVEGDVDTPPSEPEPAASGSTRFDKSQLEADSDGDDPED, encoded by the coding sequence ATGAGTAGAACAACCAGCCCCCAGTCGCGGCCGACACGCCGTCAGAGCAGGCCGCGGCTCACGCAGACCTCCGCCCCCGCCCCCAAGGCGAGGGCCGACCGGCCGACGACGATCTCCGGCAAGATCAGGCGTTTCCTGCCCGCCCTCGCCATCGCCGATGCGCTTGTCCTCGTGCTGATCGTCATCGCGGCCTTCGTCTCCGTCATGGTGGCCGCAGCCCCGCTGGCGGCCCTCCCGGCGACGATCGCCGACATGTGGATGGTCTCGCACCTCGCGCCCGTGGTCTATGACGACGTCACCGTCGGGATGCTCCCGTTGCTTCCCGCGATCGGGGTGGTCGCCGCCGTCGCCAGCCGCGTCCGGTCGGTGCTGCGCTCGAAGGTCAGCGTCCTCGACATCGGCGTGGCGCTGGGCTGCACCCTCGCCGTTCCGGCGATCCTCACGGTGGTGGCGTGGCTCATGCTGTGGGACGCGGCCAAGGTCTACGACGTCGGCCCGCCGCCGATCCTCCAGGCGTTGGCCACCACCATCGTGGTGCACCTGGTCGCCTTCGTCCTCGGCCTGGGACCCCGCCTGTGGAAGGCACTGTTCAAGCGCTACCGGCTGCCTGTTCCGCTTGTCGACGGCGTGTCCGACGCCTTCGCCTTCGCCCGCTACCTGGCGTTGGCTGCCCTGGTGGTCATGCTGCTGCTCGCGGTGTTCGGGCTGGACCGCCAGCGCGACATGCTGGCCTCCTTCCCGGACTCGGGAGGGGCGACCCTGGCCGCACTCGTGGTTCTGAGCATCCTCTACCTCCCCAATGCGCTGGTCGGGATGGCCTCCGTGCTGCTCGGTGCCGACGTGGCCTTCGGCGGCGCGCAGGTGTCGCTGTTCAGCATCCACCTCGTCCCGCTGCCGCCGACGCCCTTGACGGCGCTGATCCCGGGTTCCGCGAATCCCTATGCCCCGGCGCTACTGCTGGTCACCGCCACCGCCGCGGCCTACGCCTGGGTGAAGGCGAAGCCGTCGCTCATGCAGATCCTCGGGGGCGCCCTGGGCGCCGGGGTGATCATGCTGGTGCTCGCGGTCCTGTCGGGCGGCACCCTGGGCTGGTACGGCTACGTCGGACCCACGTGGTGGCTCGCTCCGCTGCTCGCCGCGGTGTGGGTGGGCGGTTCGGGCCTGGCCACGTACGCCGCGCTGCTCTTCGCGCAGCGCCGGGGCGTTCAGGGGCCGGGGGAGGAACCGGTCGCCGAAGAAACTGCCGCAGAGGAAGCTGACGCCGAGACGGCGGAGCCGGCGGAGGTGGAGGGCGACGTCGATACGCCGCCGAGCGAACCTGAACCCGCGGCGTCCGGCAGTACGCGGTTCGACAAATCTCAGCTGGAAGCCGATTCCGACGGGGACGACCCGGAGGATTAG
- the purN gene encoding phosphoribosylglycinamide formyltransferase, with product MTPPSQSPETGNQSPPLSLVVLVSGTGTLLQSLLDNQDARYRVRLVVADKDCAALERAGMAGVETRTVPLGPDRGAWDEQLAEVVAAAEPDLVVSAGFMKILGPAFLDRFEGVTINTHPAILPSFPGAHAVRDALAYGVKVTGSTVHFVDAGVDTGAIIAQQPVTVAPDDTEDSLHEKIKAVERELIVSVLRSARINPTSRKVTFTHE from the coding sequence GTGACGCCGCCAAGCCAGAGCCCTGAAACCGGTAACCAGTCCCCGCCTCTGTCCCTCGTCGTGCTCGTCTCCGGGACGGGCACTCTGCTGCAGTCGCTGCTGGACAATCAGGACGCCCGCTACCGGGTGCGCCTGGTGGTCGCGGACAAGGACTGTGCCGCGTTGGAGCGGGCCGGGATGGCCGGTGTAGAGACCCGGACCGTGCCCCTGGGCCCCGACCGTGGTGCCTGGGACGAGCAGCTCGCGGAGGTCGTTGCCGCCGCCGAGCCCGATCTCGTGGTCTCCGCGGGATTCATGAAGATTCTCGGTCCCGCGTTCCTCGACCGGTTCGAGGGCGTCACCATCAACACCCACCCGGCGATCCTGCCGTCCTTCCCCGGAGCGCACGCGGTGCGTGACGCCCTCGCCTACGGGGTGAAGGTCACCGGCTCGACCGTGCACTTCGTCGACGCCGGGGTAGACACCGGCGCCATCATCGCGCAGCAGCCCGTGACCGTCGCCCCCGACGACACGGAGGACTCGCTGCACGAGAAGATCAAGGCGGTGGAGCGCGAGCTCATCGTCTCTGTCCTGCGCTCCGCGCGCATCAACCCCACCTCCAGGAAGGTCACCTTCACCCATGAGTGA
- a CDS encoding PadR family transcriptional regulator, with the protein MSIRHALEALLADEPRSASQLQQDYADATAHVWPLNIGQVTQTLARLQRDGLAESAGQQTGPSGHTSELYQLTEAGRADLESWWSNATAAAVTGRDELVTKVTFAAARADVDLIELLDTQRAAVMADLRELNRRARTLPSSRRTDRLLVERRIFDLEAQARWLDRVEALTESEKS; encoded by the coding sequence ATGTCCATAAGACACGCGCTCGAGGCGCTCCTGGCCGACGAGCCCCGTTCCGCCAGCCAGCTGCAGCAGGACTACGCCGACGCCACCGCCCACGTGTGGCCGCTGAACATCGGCCAGGTCACGCAGACCCTTGCCCGCCTCCAACGCGACGGCCTCGCCGAATCCGCCGGGCAGCAGACCGGCCCCTCCGGGCACACCTCCGAGCTATACCAACTCACCGAGGCCGGACGCGCCGACCTGGAGTCCTGGTGGTCGAACGCCACCGCAGCCGCCGTCACCGGCCGCGACGAACTGGTCACCAAGGTCACCTTCGCCGCCGCACGCGCCGACGTCGATCTGATCGAGCTGCTGGACACCCAGCGCGCCGCCGTGATGGCCGACCTCCGGGAACTCAACCGCCGCGCCCGCACCCTGCCCTCCTCCCGGCGCACCGATCGCCTGCTCGTCGAACGCCGCATCTTCGACCTGGAAGCCCAGGCCCGCTGGCTCGACCGCGTCGAGGCCCTCACCGAAAGCGAGAAGTCATGA
- the rpsR gene encoding 30S ribosomal protein S18, whose translation MKARSTNHKKARLEQARRPKKNPLKAEGIEKVDYKDVKTLRLFISDRHKIRSRRVTGLTPQQQRQVATAVKNAREMALLPFTAK comes from the coding sequence ATGAAAGCACGTAGCACCAACCACAAGAAGGCACGGCTCGAGCAGGCCCGTCGCCCCAAGAAGAACCCCCTCAAGGCCGAAGGCATCGAGAAGGTGGACTACAAGGACGTCAAGACCCTTCGTCTGTTCATCTCCGACCGCCACAAGATTCGTTCGCGTCGCGTCACCGGCCTGACGCCGCAGCAGCAGCGCCAGGTCGCCACTGCCGTGAAGAACGCCCGCGAAATGGCTCTCCTGCCGTTCACCGCCAAGTAA
- a CDS encoding M23 family metallopeptidase, whose product MTQRSTAGKHRQSSTSTPMHGAKSRIAVVTLAAGAVSGAGATGAAAASIAAPAEQPQVQSANADIVLANDAELVDDTATAALEQAAPQILSIAEYKPVAGLTDQLDKAVDAAEQRIAFEASQRGPGVVKPAEGAYTSGFGMRWGSMHAGIDLAAPIGTPILAAMDGTVIDSGPASGYGNWIRIQHDDGSITVYGHMSTLNVAVGQRVTAGQHIAGMGSEGFSTGSHLHFEIHPGGGGAIDPIPWLAVRGVVIV is encoded by the coding sequence ATGACTCAGCGGAGCACCGCGGGCAAGCATCGCCAGAGCTCTACCTCCACGCCGATGCACGGCGCGAAGAGCAGGATCGCCGTCGTCACCCTCGCCGCCGGCGCAGTGTCCGGCGCCGGTGCCACCGGGGCGGCCGCCGCCTCGATCGCCGCACCCGCCGAGCAGCCGCAGGTTCAGTCGGCAAACGCCGACATCGTCCTGGCCAACGACGCCGAGCTCGTCGACGACACCGCCACCGCCGCTCTGGAGCAGGCTGCCCCGCAGATCCTCTCCATCGCCGAGTACAAGCCCGTTGCCGGCCTCACCGACCAGCTGGACAAGGCCGTGGACGCGGCCGAGCAGCGCATCGCCTTCGAGGCCTCGCAGCGCGGCCCCGGCGTGGTCAAACCCGCCGAAGGTGCCTACACCTCGGGCTTCGGCATGCGCTGGGGCTCGATGCACGCGGGCATCGATCTCGCGGCGCCGATCGGCACGCCGATCCTCGCTGCCATGGACGGCACCGTCATCGACTCCGGCCCGGCCTCGGGTTACGGCAACTGGATCCGCATCCAGCACGACGACGGATCGATCACCGTCTACGGCCACATGTCCACCCTGAACGTCGCAGTGGGCCAGCGGGTCACCGCCGGCCAGCACATCGCGGGCATGGGCAGCGAGGGATTCTCCACCGGCTCCCACCTGCACTTTGAGATCCACCCCGGGGGCGGCGGAGCGATCGACCCGATCCCCTGGCTCGCCGTGCGCGGCGTCGTAATCGTCTAG
- a CDS encoding ABC transporter ATP-binding protein, whose amino-acid sequence MTSSHPAPLTLDGVSCVFGTGARRVTALDNVSLTLEPGELVAVMGPSGSGKSTLLAVAGLLQAPTSGRVLIDGADASTLTRRSAAELRRRRVGTVFQNYNLVPTLTVGENVGLPLELDGRRDDEAIEQALADVGLEGMAARFPDEISGGQAQRVAIARALIGPRSIILADEPTGALDTSTGEAVLGVLRQRVDAGAAGLLVTHEPRFAGWADRTVMMRDGRLS is encoded by the coding sequence ATGACCAGCTCTCACCCCGCTCCCCTGACCCTCGACGGCGTCTCCTGCGTCTTCGGCACCGGAGCCCGGCGCGTCACCGCCCTCGACAACGTCTCCCTGACCCTGGAACCGGGCGAGCTCGTCGCCGTCATGGGCCCCTCGGGCTCCGGAAAGTCCACGCTGCTCGCCGTCGCCGGGCTGCTCCAGGCTCCCACCTCCGGCCGCGTGCTTATCGACGGCGCCGACGCCTCCACGCTCACCCGCCGCAGCGCGGCGGAGCTTCGTCGTCGCCGGGTCGGCACCGTCTTCCAGAACTACAACCTCGTACCCACCCTCACCGTCGGCGAGAACGTGGGCCTACCCCTCGAGCTCGACGGCCGGCGCGATGACGAAGCGATCGAGCAGGCCCTCGCCGACGTGGGCCTGGAAGGCATGGCCGCGCGGTTCCCCGACGAGATCTCCGGCGGTCAGGCGCAGCGTGTCGCCATCGCCCGGGCACTCATCGGACCGCGGTCGATCATCCTTGCGGACGAGCCGACGGGTGCGCTGGACACGTCGACAGGCGAGGCTGTCCTGGGCGTGCTGCGCCAGCGTGTGGACGCGGGCGCGGCCGGGCTGCTGGTCACCCATGAGCCGCGCTTTGCCGGCTGGGCCGACCGCACGGTCATGATGCGCGACGGGAGGCTGTCATGA